Proteins encoded in a region of the Candidatus Obscuribacter sp. genome:
- a CDS encoding M28 family peptidase: MSGNLSLQSLLDKHIRTLSLAIGERHSKKPEALTRAKEYIVSEFEKTKLTVTVHEFEYSGQKFANIEAVIPGHGLAAENIVVGAHYDSEDGTPGANDNGTGVAAILAIASDLSAYKPERTIRFVAFANEEARFFATDGMGSQVYAKQLKAQETKVFAMMSLETMGYFTAGAGSQKYPSELSGADLPDVGNFLAFVANKKSEPVLNQTIELFKMFSSVPAMGMALDEDVQGVSLSDHRSFWQQDYPAMMITDTAPFRYPFYHHAQDTPDKINMKVYKEAVLGLTATIAAMAQKAKV, translated from the coding sequence ATGTCTGGCAATCTCAGCTTACAGTCATTATTAGACAAGCACATACGCACGCTATCGCTGGCTATTGGAGAACGTCACAGCAAAAAGCCGGAGGCACTGACGCGGGCAAAAGAATACATTGTCAGTGAATTTGAAAAAACAAAACTGACAGTCACTGTCCATGAATTTGAATACAGTGGTCAAAAGTTTGCAAACATAGAGGCAGTCATACCAGGGCATGGTCTGGCAGCAGAAAACATAGTAGTCGGTGCGCACTATGACAGCGAAGACGGCACACCAGGTGCCAATGATAACGGCACGGGAGTGGCAGCTATCCTGGCTATAGCAAGCGATCTATCAGCATATAAACCGGAGCGTACAATTAGATTTGTCGCTTTTGCCAACGAAGAAGCAAGATTTTTTGCCACAGATGGCATGGGCAGTCAGGTTTATGCCAAGCAGTTAAAAGCGCAAGAGACAAAAGTGTTTGCCATGATGTCGCTTGAGACCATGGGCTATTTTACGGCTGGTGCTGGCAGTCAAAAATATCCCTCTGAGCTAAGTGGCGCAGACTTACCAGATGTAGGTAATTTTCTTGCCTTTGTCGCCAATAAAAAATCCGAGCCAGTGCTCAACCAAACTATTGAGCTATTTAAAATGTTTAGCTCAGTGCCAGCCATGGGCATGGCTCTCGACGAAGACGTGCAAGGAGTGTCATTATCAGACCATCGCAGTTTTTGGCAGCAAGACTATCCGGCGATGATGATTACTGATACTGCTCCATTTAGATATCCCTTTTACCATCACGCTCAAGACACCCCCGACAAAATCAACATGAAGGTCTACAAAGAGGCTGTACTCGGGCTTACTGCGACAATTGCTGCCATGGCGCAAAAAGCTAAAGTATAA
- a CDS encoding cryptochrome/photolyase family protein, translated as MDNLVSKTKFGAQLKKLNKDNSAKSDRQWLYVPYDQVTDRLGPLSRLKPEQVGIILVESPWKAARRPYHKQKLALILSNLRHFALEQAARGVAVRHVSVNGPYHVALRNLVHELGPITMMEAAERELREDLSELVNDGAIKVIPHEGWLTSLEDLKAIKAKDGTYHMDAFYRRIRQSTGILMEGPNKPRGGKYSFDSENRLPWKGQTSPPVVSTFAVDAITEEVGELIEHHMGHHPGVLDLPHLTSTQDDADRLWQWAKDNCMDNFGPYEDAMSSQSSGLFHTRISQPLNIMRLIPRDIVTDVLELDISTASQEGFIRQVIGWREFIHKMHVLTDGYRAVVDKTAISKTPSDAGYKRWSGNDFNKQQDAPATKAGTAKSGVVNAKSEAGTAKSETAKDQADPDGGAAPNYLDSNEPLPVAYWGTSSGLNCLDTVVKDVWQEAYSHHITRLMILSNIANLMDVNPREITDWFWVAYADAYDWVVEPNVLSMGLFATGNLMTTKPYVSGSAYINKMSDYCKGCQFNPAKNCPITRLYWAFLARKADKLKDNQRLFMPMNSLSKRADKERQKDQETFKVLSSILAQGKVARPEDFE; from the coding sequence ATGGATAATCTCGTTAGCAAGACAAAGTTTGGCGCCCAGCTTAAGAAGCTCAACAAAGACAACAGTGCCAAGTCTGACAGACAGTGGCTCTATGTGCCTTATGATCAGGTCACAGATCGATTGGGACCACTGAGTCGGCTAAAGCCTGAGCAAGTCGGTATCATCCTCGTAGAGAGTCCCTGGAAGGCAGCCAGACGTCCTTACCACAAACAAAAACTAGCTTTGATACTCTCAAACCTCAGACACTTTGCTCTGGAGCAAGCAGCTCGCGGTGTAGCAGTGCGCCATGTCTCAGTCAATGGACCCTATCATGTGGCGCTGAGGAATTTGGTCCATGAGCTAGGCCCAATAACAATGATGGAAGCAGCCGAACGTGAGCTGAGAGAAGACCTCTCAGAGCTGGTCAATGACGGCGCTATCAAAGTAATACCACACGAAGGCTGGCTCACCTCTCTAGAAGATCTCAAAGCAATTAAGGCAAAAGACGGCACCTATCATATGGATGCCTTTTACCGGCGCATCAGACAAAGCACTGGTATCCTCATGGAAGGACCAAACAAACCACGTGGTGGCAAATACAGCTTTGACTCCGAAAACCGCCTGCCCTGGAAAGGTCAGACCTCACCGCCAGTGGTGTCGACCTTTGCTGTAGATGCAATCACTGAAGAAGTGGGAGAATTAATCGAGCACCACATGGGCCACCATCCGGGGGTGCTCGACTTGCCCCACCTGACCAGCACACAGGATGATGCAGACAGGCTCTGGCAGTGGGCAAAAGACAACTGCATGGATAATTTTGGTCCCTATGAAGACGCCATGTCGAGCCAGTCTTCTGGACTCTTCCATACGCGCATATCCCAACCTCTTAACATCATGCGACTGATCCCCCGCGATATCGTCACAGACGTACTGGAGCTAGATATCAGCACCGCCAGCCAGGAAGGCTTTATCAGACAGGTAATCGGCTGGCGTGAATTTATACATAAAATGCATGTGCTGACCGACGGTTACCGGGCCGTTGTAGATAAAACTGCCATCAGCAAGACGCCCTCTGACGCAGGCTATAAAAGATGGAGCGGCAATGATTTTAATAAGCAGCAAGACGCGCCTGCGACTAAAGCAGGCACAGCCAAATCGGGAGTGGTCAATGCAAAGTCGGAAGCAGGCACAGCCAAATCAGAAACAGCAAAAGACCAAGCAGACCCAGATGGTGGTGCCGCGCCCAATTATTTAGATAGTAATGAGCCCTTGCCTGTAGCATACTGGGGCACCAGCTCTGGCTTAAACTGCCTGGATACTGTAGTCAAAGACGTCTGGCAGGAGGCATACAGTCATCACATCACCAGACTGATGATCCTCTCTAACATTGCCAATCTCATGGATGTAAATCCTCGCGAAATTACCGATTGGTTTTGGGTGGCATACGCAGATGCCTATGACTGGGTAGTGGAGCCAAATGTGCTCTCTATGGGTCTGTTTGCCACTGGCAATTTGATGACAACAAAGCCATACGTTAGTGGCAGTGCCTACATCAACAAAATGAGTGACTACTGCAAAGGCTGTCAGTTTAACCCTGCCAAAAACTGCCCGATTACACGTCTTTACTGGGCCTTTCTTGCCCGTAAAGCAGATAAGCTCAAAGACAACCAGAGGCTCTTTATGCCAATGAATAGTTTGAGTAAGCGCGCCGACAAAGAAAGGCAGAAAGATCAAGAGACTTTTAAGGTGTTATCAAGCATTCTGGCGCAAGGCAAGGTGGCAAGGCCAGAAGACTTCGAATAA
- a CDS encoding SWIM zinc finger family protein — MSTSSISHSFRYGFNSQLGNGDEHESLKLATSMQADSYPYFFEGQVLNPRPAALMLFALSRVVGSRFYTPPAMLKRIIAASDPVVTSGGGYLRFEGFSACCSAYARVDISPDAYKGQVVGQGTTNVDFNTQLKSTLIAIRNSDRMGLSVGTGEVVLKRNFESVVEKKVDLPVRWLKGFVEVQSYQSEMAQVFSLNRAETQSFLRSLPRSARPESCFWVVQVGKGLRLSQTKTSNAVKIGGIERLNLLRDLAVHADSLTVFALANGQASEWQLSCDGLKFCLTVTAEASRGFSGEGQVLESLANSNVNHLAKLKSLLKWQSAINLDEVAKSLELSASEVRATLATLGAQGYVGFDLSNKAFYHRELPYKLDALEEMHPRLKAAYKLVQNGGVKLHSESGPVIAVDVQGSTVTHRVGLGSDRDTCTCPWYSKNQGDRGPCKHILAAKLQLEPNYD; from the coding sequence GTGTCCACATCCAGCATCAGCCACAGCTTTAGATATGGCTTCAACTCCCAGCTTGGCAACGGTGATGAGCATGAGAGTTTAAAGCTTGCAACCTCTATGCAAGCTGATAGCTATCCATATTTTTTTGAAGGTCAGGTACTAAACCCCAGACCGGCTGCTCTCATGCTCTTTGCTTTATCCAGGGTGGTGGGCTCACGCTTTTATACACCACCAGCAATGCTTAAGCGCATTATTGCAGCCAGCGATCCAGTAGTCACTAGTGGTGGTGGCTATCTGCGTTTTGAAGGGTTTAGTGCCTGCTGTAGCGCCTATGCCAGAGTCGATATCTCGCCGGACGCGTACAAAGGACAAGTGGTGGGTCAGGGCACGACCAACGTGGACTTTAACACTCAGCTCAAGTCTACTTTGATAGCAATACGCAATAGCGATCGCATGGGGCTGAGCGTTGGTACTGGCGAGGTGGTGCTCAAGCGCAACTTCGAATCTGTCGTCGAGAAAAAAGTTGATTTACCAGTGAGATGGCTCAAAGGCTTTGTCGAAGTACAGTCTTATCAGTCGGAGATGGCTCAGGTATTTAGTCTAAATAGAGCTGAGACACAGTCATTTTTAAGGTCTCTGCCTCGTAGTGCCAGGCCAGAGAGTTGTTTTTGGGTTGTACAAGTAGGCAAAGGATTGCGATTATCGCAAACCAAAACATCCAATGCCGTAAAAATAGGTGGTATTGAGCGGCTTAATCTACTCAGAGACTTAGCCGTGCATGCTGACAGTCTAACTGTATTTGCCCTAGCAAATGGTCAGGCATCCGAGTGGCAACTATCTTGTGATGGACTCAAGTTTTGTTTGACAGTTACAGCTGAGGCCAGTCGCGGCTTTTCTGGTGAAGGCCAAGTACTAGAAAGCCTTGCTAATAGTAATGTCAATCATTTAGCAAAGCTCAAGAGTTTACTCAAATGGCAGAGTGCAATAAATCTCGACGAAGTAGCAAAATCTCTTGAGCTTTCGGCCAGTGAAGTCAGAGCGACACTAGCTACGCTCGGCGCCCAGGGATATGTGGGCTTTGACCTCAGTAATAAAGCTTTTTATCACCGTGAATTACCATACAAGTTAGATGCGCTCGAAGAAATGCATCCTCGCCTGAAAGCGGCTTATAAACTGGTACAAAATGGAGGCGTTAAACTACACTCCGAATCAGGACCAGTTATTGCAGTAGATGTGCAAGGCAGCACAGTCACACATCGGGTCGGACTCGGCAGTGATAGAGACACCTGCACTTGCCCCTGGTACTCCAAAAATCAAGGCGACCGTGGTCCATGCAAACACATACTGGCAGCCAAGCTACAGCTTGAGCCAAACTACGACTAA
- a CDS encoding DNA adenine methylase produces the protein MTEAELLEKTMTEGSDRAPLAVSAICKKYRSPLRYPGGKQKAIDKIAKMLPTKAGEYREPLVGGGSVYFYAKSNDFAQSYWINDKFEELASFWQAVQDPATCARMITELESLRANFKSAEEIKEFFLKVRKEEPEDNYRQAFLFFFFNRVTFSGTTRAGGFSAGAAIKRFTASSVDRLAPMPEALSGTRITCEDFKEPIIAEGNDVFLFLDPPYFTATKLYGKDGSLHAFDHWKLAKLLAKTNHRFLITYDDCPEIRELYSFAKIQNWELQYGMNNCNLKKESKIGNELFITNY, from the coding sequence ATGACAGAAGCAGAATTACTCGAAAAAACAATGACCGAAGGCAGTGACAGAGCGCCTTTAGCAGTCAGTGCGATATGCAAAAAATATCGCTCACCCCTGCGTTATCCTGGTGGCAAACAAAAAGCTATCGATAAGATAGCCAAGATGCTACCTACTAAGGCTGGCGAATACCGCGAGCCTCTTGTTGGCGGTGGCAGCGTTTACTTTTACGCCAAAAGCAATGACTTTGCTCAGTCTTACTGGATCAATGACAAATTCGAAGAACTGGCCAGCTTCTGGCAAGCAGTACAGGACCCAGCCACATGTGCACGCATGATCACTGAGCTGGAGAGCCTGCGAGCAAACTTTAAATCAGCCGAAGAAATCAAAGAATTTTTTCTCAAAGTACGCAAGGAAGAACCAGAAGACAATTACAGACAGGCTTTTCTATTCTTCTTCTTTAACCGTGTCACTTTTAGTGGTACCACCAGAGCTGGTGGCTTTAGTGCGGGCGCTGCCATCAAAAGATTTACTGCCTCATCCGTAGATAGGCTAGCGCCTATGCCTGAGGCACTGAGCGGGACACGCATCACCTGCGAAGACTTCAAAGAACCGATAATTGCTGAAGGCAATGATGTATTTCTATTTTTGGATCCGCCCTATTTTACTGCCACCAAACTCTATGGCAAAGATGGCAGTCTCCATGCTTTTGACCACTGGAAACTGGCTAAATTGCTGGCTAAAACCAATCATCGCTTTTTAATAACTTATGATGATTGCCCTGAGATAAGAGAGCTGTATAGCTTTGCCAAAATTCAAAATTGGGAGCTGCAATACGGCATGAATAATTGCAATCTCAAAAAAGAAAGCAAAATCGGCAACGAGCTTTTTATCACTAATTATTAG
- the serC gene encoding 3-phosphoserine/phosphohydroxythreonine transaminase, with protein MSVVAKTTNRPFNFSAGPGVLPEDVLLTAQKEMLDWHGTGVSVMEMSHRSKEFASIAQDAEAGLRELLAVPDNYKVLFLQGGASGQFAAIPMNLLAGKDRADYLVTGFWSQKAFEEAQRYCKANLVASGKDANFESIPESSTWRQAKGAAYFHYCDNETIHGVEFDHVPEVDAPLVVDVSSNIFSRPLDVSKYALIYAGAQKNFGPAGLTLVIVHEDHLGRALPVTPSIFDYTAQAANDSMVNTPPTYSWYIAGLTFKWLKDNGGIKAMYKQNLEKANLLYQAIDSSNHFENRVDKSCRSLMNVPFFIKQSTLDKKPDLEKDFLAQAKERHLLTLAGHRSIGGMRASIYNAMPVAGVQALADFIHAFDQSIG; from the coding sequence GTGTCAGTCGTAGCAAAAACAACTAACAGACCTTTTAACTTTAGCGCCGGTCCTGGCGTACTGCCTGAGGATGTGTTGCTAACAGCGCAAAAGGAAATGCTCGACTGGCACGGTACTGGCGTATCGGTAATGGAAATGAGTCACCGCTCCAAAGAGTTTGCATCAATCGCTCAGGACGCTGAGGCCGGACTGAGAGAACTACTGGCGGTGCCTGATAATTACAAAGTGCTATTTTTGCAAGGTGGTGCATCTGGCCAATTTGCAGCCATACCGATGAATCTCCTGGCAGGAAAAGACCGAGCTGACTATCTGGTCACCGGATTTTGGTCACAAAAGGCTTTTGAAGAAGCTCAAAGGTATTGCAAAGCCAATCTGGTAGCAAGTGGCAAAGACGCTAATTTTGAGAGTATTCCAGAGAGCTCCACATGGCGTCAGGCAAAAGGGGCAGCGTACTTCCACTATTGTGACAATGAAACAATCCACGGTGTGGAGTTTGACCATGTGCCAGAAGTTGATGCGCCGCTGGTGGTGGACGTATCCTCTAATATTTTTAGCAGACCACTAGATGTCTCTAAGTACGCCCTTATTTATGCTGGTGCACAAAAGAATTTTGGACCGGCCGGTCTGACTTTGGTCATTGTCCATGAAGACCATCTAGGCCGGGCACTACCTGTAACACCGTCGATATTTGACTACACAGCCCAGGCTGCTAACGACTCCATGGTCAACACACCGCCGACCTACAGCTGGTATATAGCTGGGTTGACCTTTAAGTGGCTCAAAGACAATGGCGGTATCAAAGCCATGTATAAACAAAATCTAGAAAAAGCCAATCTGCTTTATCAAGCCATTGACAGCTCCAATCATTTTGAAAATCGCGTAGATAAATCTTGCCGCTCACTGATGAACGTGCCATTTTTTATCAAGCAATCAACACTCGACAAAAAACCAGACCTCGAAAAAGACTTTTTAGCTCAAGCCAAGGAAAGGCATCTGCTCACTCTAGCCGGTCACAGATCGATTGGTGGGATGCGCGCCAGTATCTACAACGCCATGCCCGTAGCAGGGGTGCAGGCTCTGGCTGACTTTATCCATGCGTTTGACCAAAGCATCGGATAA
- a CDS encoding tetratricopeptide repeat protein, with translation MKKLHLLALTTIGLSFTSDCIAQVEGINKVVRETYSALYPPYKLFSMERDLVISDLKTAEQMPDDNKDKANALWRIVEGYRTQLDRTTLERICTQVVKIREQISGPESSDLIEPLLELAKTKDLPNSEESRQFYERALKIERESGTSPDKTMIATMENLAEAYRYNNQTKEAIALRKELLTISVKAQAQAAEIAKRQAELAELYSQNSQTWSIAAGLYRQALSIDVDNSALARCEDANTLLKYGQLLIMQKKYKEADPVLRQSLKQFKKDTESKSTQLTDQSRMNLTSTLRALAETCDESGNKQEAEDLLKQALNLEKGSYPSFGRSFIYSQLGDLYYKTARYQESETAYKAALDAADNNHFRSEFEMTDALYHLAGVYRVQGKFEDAISLYKRELCLCEKQDSSPQAKFFNSTKIQSRTEALNALALCYQSMGKTTEQKVTEQQLWRVLEGEFGKSPCRIFEGSQMRASINKETKRTMHAEDWYERAIAIGQSKCPKDNLLAKAKTEYASLLKSIQKSPNYKPKHSISARPH, from the coding sequence GTGAAAAAACTCCACCTACTGGCCCTAACGACTATTGGTCTGAGTTTTACTTCGGACTGCATTGCACAAGTTGAAGGCATCAATAAAGTAGTAAGAGAGACTTATTCCGCACTTTATCCACCCTATAAACTATTCTCTATGGAAAGAGACCTGGTAATCAGCGATTTAAAAACAGCGGAGCAAATGCCAGACGATAACAAAGATAAGGCCAACGCCTTGTGGCGAATTGTCGAAGGATATCGGACTCAATTAGACAGGACAACTCTAGAGCGTATTTGCACACAGGTTGTAAAAATCAGGGAGCAGATTTCTGGTCCAGAAAGCTCAGACTTGATCGAACCACTTCTTGAACTGGCCAAAACAAAGGATCTGCCAAACTCTGAAGAATCACGTCAGTTCTACGAAAGAGCTCTTAAAATCGAACGCGAGTCGGGTACTTCCCCTGATAAAACTATGATTGCTACAATGGAGAACTTGGCAGAGGCATATCGTTATAACAATCAAACTAAAGAAGCTATTGCACTAAGAAAAGAACTACTCACCATCTCTGTCAAGGCACAAGCGCAAGCTGCAGAGATAGCCAAACGACAAGCCGAACTAGCTGAATTATATTCACAAAACTCCCAAACCTGGTCAATAGCTGCTGGTCTTTATAGACAAGCGCTATCAATTGATGTAGACAATTCTGCTCTAGCAAGATGCGAGGATGCCAACACGCTTCTAAAGTACGGACAACTTCTGATCATGCAGAAAAAATACAAAGAAGCGGATCCTGTTTTGCGTCAAAGTCTAAAACAATTCAAGAAAGACACTGAGTCAAAATCGACCCAGCTCACAGACCAAAGCCGAATGAATTTGACCTCGACTCTGCGAGCGCTGGCAGAGACTTGCGATGAATCAGGCAATAAGCAAGAAGCGGAAGACTTGTTGAAGCAGGCGCTAAATCTTGAAAAGGGCAGTTATCCGTCTTTTGGTAGGTCATTCATCTACTCGCAGCTGGGAGATTTATACTATAAAACTGCACGATACCAGGAGTCCGAAACCGCATATAAAGCTGCATTAGACGCAGCAGATAACAACCATTTTAGAAGCGAATTCGAAATGACGGATGCGCTTTACCATCTAGCTGGCGTGTATCGAGTGCAGGGCAAGTTTGAGGACGCCATATCTCTATATAAAAGAGAACTATGCCTGTGCGAAAAGCAAGATTCCTCACCGCAAGCAAAGTTTTTTAACTCGACAAAAATTCAGTCTCGTACAGAGGCCCTTAATGCACTTGCACTGTGCTATCAAAGTATGGGTAAAACAACCGAGCAAAAGGTAACCGAACAACAGCTCTGGCGCGTCCTGGAAGGAGAATTCGGCAAAAGTCCATGTCGAATCTTTGAAGGTTCTCAAATGAGGGCTTCGATCAATAAGGAGACCAAGCGCACAATGCATGCAGAAGACTGGTATGAACGCGCCATTGCTATTGGACAAAGCAAATGCCCAAAAGACAATCTGCTGGCTAAGGCTAAAACTGAATACGCCAGTCTTCTTAAAAGTATTCAAAAATCTCCAAATTACAAGCCAAAACACAGTATCAGCGCAAGACCACACTGA
- a CDS encoding MBL fold metallo-hydrolase gives MADIKKAYADNVSGQFFVDSTCINCDTCRQLAPAVFADQGAHSYVFAQPVDAGATRAATRALICCPTGSIGTIAANQAKTVMKDLPLLIEDNVYYSGFNSPKSYGGNSFFIQHAEGNWLVDSPKYLPHLVKRFRDLGGIRYIFLTHQDDVAEADRYATEFGAMRIIHRADLNSQPKSELVIDGDDTIEFAAEFQIIPVPGHTRGHMVLLYKSKYLFTGDHLCYDRDKKDLYAFRTHCWYSFEEQTRSMAKLLDYNFEWVLAGHGDRIKLPADQMQTRLKALIERMQKS, from the coding sequence ATGGCAGACATCAAAAAAGCATACGCAGACAATGTATCTGGCCAGTTTTTTGTCGATAGTACTTGTATCAACTGTGACACCTGCCGACAGTTGGCTCCCGCAGTATTTGCTGACCAGGGGGCACACTCATATGTCTTTGCTCAGCCTGTCGATGCCGGTGCTACGAGAGCTGCCACCAGAGCGCTAATCTGTTGTCCCACCGGCTCAATCGGCACCATCGCCGCTAATCAAGCAAAAACAGTAATGAAGGATTTGCCTCTGCTCATTGAGGACAATGTCTATTACAGCGGCTTTAACTCACCCAAGTCTTATGGTGGCAATAGCTTCTTCATTCAACATGCTGAGGGTAACTGGCTTGTTGATTCACCAAAGTACTTACCCCATCTGGTCAAACGATTTAGAGACCTCGGTGGTATCAGATACATATTTTTGACACACCAGGATGATGTTGCCGAAGCAGATCGCTATGCTACCGAGTTTGGTGCCATGCGCATCATTCACAGAGCTGATTTAAATTCGCAACCTAAATCTGAATTAGTCATAGACGGCGACGATACAATTGAATTTGCTGCCGAGTTTCAAATCATTCCGGTGCCCGGCCACACCCGTGGACACATGGTACTTTTGTATAAGTCCAAGTATCTCTTTACCGGTGATCACCTTTGTTATGACCGAGATAAAAAGGACTTATATGCCTTCCGCACACATTGTTGGTATTCCTTTGAAGAGCAAACCCGCTCCATGGCAAAACTATTGGACTACAACTTTGAGTGGGTGTTAGCAGGTCATGGAGATAGGATAAAATTACCAGCTGATCAAATGCAAACCAGACTTAAGGCATTGATTGAACGGATGCAAAAGTCTTAG
- a CDS encoding 3-phosphoglycerate dehydrogenase: MYKILTLNNICVAGLERLPRDRYEIASEVSKPDAVLLRSFNMKEWTLPASLKAVGRAGAGVNNIPVDKLSALGIPVFNTPGANANAVKELVLAAMLMSARNIGPAWQFTKTLVGTDEEIDKIVEAQKKNYVGIELAGRTLGVVGLGAIGVRVANAALALGMKVIGYDPHITVTNAWQLHSDVRGVSSMSEVLASSDFVTVHVPLLNETKNLIDEKRLAKARQGITILNFARPAIADEQAVLAAIESGKVRGYVCDFPTNSMKDHPKVISLPHLGASTEEAEENCAIMVADQIRDFLESGTIRNSVNFPEMQMPSTGANRMIISNANVPHMIERISAAVANANINILDMLNRSRGEIACTMLDLGEAAPQSVIDEISSINGVLNVRSLQVKTR, translated from the coding sequence ATGTACAAAATCCTCACGCTAAACAATATCTGTGTAGCTGGTCTTGAGAGGCTACCTAGAGACAGGTACGAAATAGCATCCGAGGTGAGCAAACCAGATGCGGTGCTATTGCGCTCTTTTAATATGAAGGAATGGACACTACCAGCCAGCCTAAAAGCAGTTGGCAGAGCCGGCGCTGGGGTTAATAACATACCGGTAGACAAGTTATCAGCCCTTGGTATACCAGTTTTTAATACACCTGGTGCCAATGCCAACGCCGTCAAAGAGCTAGTCCTGGCAGCGATGCTCATGTCTGCTCGCAATATCGGACCGGCCTGGCAATTTACCAAGACCCTCGTTGGCACAGATGAAGAAATCGACAAGATTGTCGAAGCGCAAAAGAAAAATTATGTAGGCATAGAACTGGCCGGTCGCACTCTCGGGGTCGTGGGACTAGGTGCCATCGGTGTCAGAGTAGCAAACGCAGCACTGGCTCTGGGAATGAAAGTTATAGGTTACGATCCTCATATAACTGTCACCAATGCCTGGCAATTACACTCTGATGTGCGCGGCGTTAGCTCCATGAGCGAAGTATTAGCGTCGTCTGACTTTGTTACCGTGCATGTGCCACTACTCAACGAAACCAAAAACCTAATCGACGAAAAACGCCTTGCCAAAGCCAGACAGGGCATTACTATCCTCAACTTTGCCAGACCAGCTATTGCCGATGAGCAAGCAGTACTTGCCGCCATTGAGAGCGGCAAAGTAAGAGGCTATGTTTGTGATTTTCCAACAAACTCTATGAAGGATCATCCTAAGGTAATAAGCCTGCCACACCTTGGTGCCTCGACCGAAGAAGCTGAAGAAAACTGCGCCATCATGGTGGCAGATCAAATTAGAGACTTTCTTGAATCCGGCACAATACGCAATTCTGTAAACTTCCCCGAGATGCAGATGCCCTCCACCGGTGCCAATCGGATGATCATCTCAAATGCCAACGTACCGCACATGATCGAACGCATCTCGGCAGCAGTAGCTAATGCCAATATCAACATCCTCGATATGCTTAACCGCTCTCGCGGCGAAATCGCCTGCACCATGCTCGACCTGGGAGAGGCTGCTCCTCAGTCGGTCATTGATGAGATCTCAAGCATCAACGGCGTACTCAATGTGCGCAGCTTGCAGGTAAAAACACGGTAG
- a CDS encoding D-hexose-6-phosphate mutarotase — MSAVDVLELNRDFGLNGAVVFSQVDSGLIKANIQTPICTSELFLQGAHLTKWQPAGSDDVLFLSAKSLFQPGKAIRGGIPVIFPWFGARTKNEFSDRTDGPAHGFARTSQWSVVSTALQKEDLVIVLKLKPTAISRELGFDQFTVLYEVTLGKELNLSLRVVNNSAKAMQFEEAFHTYLAVADVRDVNLVGLKDVHYFDKTDNLSNKIEIEPLRLSSETDRLYINTASTVTLHEDTAQRQITLSKEDSATTVVWNPWAEATAKMADMEPDGWQRMVCVETANAGVNAIVLGPGQSHTMQATISIDSN; from the coding sequence ATGAGCGCCGTGGACGTACTAGAGCTTAATAGAGACTTCGGCTTAAATGGCGCGGTTGTCTTTAGCCAGGTGGATAGCGGTCTGATAAAAGCCAATATCCAGACTCCCATCTGTACCTCAGAACTTTTTCTCCAGGGTGCGCATCTCACAAAATGGCAGCCAGCTGGCAGTGATGATGTGCTGTTTCTCAGTGCAAAATCTCTCTTTCAACCAGGCAAGGCCATTCGTGGTGGCATACCAGTTATTTTTCCGTGGTTTGGTGCTCGGACAAAAAATGAATTTAGTGATCGCACAGACGGTCCCGCACATGGCTTTGCTCGTACTTCTCAATGGTCTGTGGTCAGTACTGCTCTGCAAAAAGAAGACTTGGTCATTGTTTTAAAGCTCAAGCCAACTGCAATTAGTCGTGAGTTAGGTTTTGATCAGTTTACTGTGCTCTATGAAGTAACCCTGGGCAAGGAGCTTAACCTCAGTCTAAGGGTGGTAAATAACTCGGCTAAGGCAATGCAGTTTGAAGAAGCATTTCACACATACCTTGCTGTTGCTGACGTTAGAGATGTCAATCTCGTCGGTTTAAAAGACGTGCACTACTTTGACAAGACTGATAACCTCAGTAATAAAATTGAGATCGAACCACTCAGGTTGTCTAGTGAGACAGATCGCTTGTACATCAATACCGCAAGTACAGTCACTTTGCATGAGGATACAGCTCAGCGGCAGATTACTCTCTCAAAAGAAGACTCTGCTACGACAGTAGTATGGAATCCCTGGGCCGAAGCAACCGCCAAAATGGCAGACATGGAGCCAGATGGCTGGCAACGTATGGTCTGTGTCGAGACAGCCAATGCTGGCGTCAATGCCATAGTACTTGGACCTGGTCAGAGTCACACTATGCAAGCGACAATATCTATAGATTCCAATTGA